Proteins encoded by one window of Musa acuminata AAA Group cultivar baxijiao chromosome BXJ2-9, Cavendish_Baxijiao_AAA, whole genome shotgun sequence:
- the LOC135621891 gene encoding non-specific lipid transfer protein GPI-anchored 15-like: MARRAFEITLALLAAAVLCAPSSAQTSGCSPTLASLSPCIGYLVGNSSSPTSACCTQLADVVQTQTQCLCAILGGGITQLGFALNQTQAFTLPGACKIKMSPATQCSGFTVSAPAAAPTAVPTPTASPAAAPPTDAPPAAAPPTAAQAPESVPTDSTPPVSTPPSGSGAKTTTQASMARSSTKSNTALFSFFFLLFVASCA; the protein is encoded by the exons ATGGCGAGAAGAGCGTTCGAGATAACCCTGGCGTTGCTGGCTGCGGCCGTGCTTTGTGCACCGTCCTCAGCTCAAACATCTGGTTGCTCTCCTACCTTGGCCAGCCTCTCGCCTTGCATCGGCTACCTCGTCGGCAACTCCTCGTCCCCGACGTCGGCGTGCTGCACTCAGCTCGCCGACGTGGTGCAGACGCAGACGCAGTGCCTGTGCGCGATCCTTGGCGGCGGAATCACCCAGCTCGGCTTCGCCCTCAACCAGACGCAGGCCTTCACGCTCCCCGGCGCCTGCAAGATCAAGATGTCTCCGGCCACCCAGTGCAGCG GTTTCACCGTGTCTGCACCAGCAGCAGCCCCGACGGCCGTGCCGACGCCCACCGCATCTCCTGCAGCAGCACCTCCCACAGACGCGCCTCCTGCAGCCGCACCTCCTACAGCCGCACAAGCACCTGAGAGTGTGCCCACTGACTCGACCCCTCCAGTCTCGACTCCTCCTTCAG GAAGTGGAGCGAAGACGACGACCCAAGCATCGATGGCAAGGAGCTCTACAAAGTCCAATActgctctcttctccttcttcttcctcctctttgtgGCTTCCTGTGCTTGA
- the LOC135623649 gene encoding FCS-Like Zinc finger 8-like has protein sequence MLRNRSRAVGGKQGLMSDSQPFPSPTGNSLSKPTTSSLFPSPRLFRSFSSKGFADSEVAMSPTSILETRHLSSFGNLLYSDKQPKKPPCEVVSASTESKHHSRNYGRPEPIGLGLVDALNDDKAKESSKSERRMVVSGSQLRIQIPSISSNSNSLGRSMELPSSPIEFGIKNKDSQLALFSPIRRSLGHHHEVSVSSPRVFTGSISASEMELSEDYTCVISHGPNPKTTHIFDNCIVESCGDEFMPAKKDYSFVPSQGYPADDFITFCYACKKILGHGKDIFMYRGEKAFCSNECRYHEMLIYEELDNHSTDSSLKSSPSFSSSHSCTMQVMRKSQTSTMEHM, from the exons ATGCTGAGGAATAGATCCAGAGCAGTTGGTGGCAAACAGGGCTTGATGTCTGATTCCCAGCCCTTCCCATCTCCCACTGGCAACAGCCTCAGTAAGCCCACAACTTCCTCCCTTTTCCCCTCTCCAAGGCTCTTTCGGAGCTTCTCTTCGAAGGGCTTCGCAGACAGTGAAGTTGCCATGAGCCCGACCTCCATACTTGAAACCAGACACTTGTCTTCCTTTGGGAATCTCTTGTACTCTGACAAGCAGCCAAAGAAGCCTCCTTGTGAGGTTGTCTCAGCCTCAACAGAGAGCAAACACCATTCTCGGAACTATGGTAGACCGGAACCCATTGGCCTTGGGTTAGTTGATGCACTCAATGATGACAAAGCCAAGGAGTCATCTAAGTCTGAGCGTAGAATGGTCGTGTCTGGCTCACAGTTAAGGATTCAGATCCCCTCCATCAGCTCAAACTCCAATTCGCTGGGCAGGTCCATGGAGCTACCTAGTTCTCCGATAGAATTTGGCATCAAGAACAAGGATTCACAATTGGCTTTGTTCTCTCCCATCCGGAGATCCTTGGGCCATCACCATGAGGTGTCTGTCTCTTCCCCTCGTGTTTTCACCGGGAGCATCTCCGCGAGCGAGATGGAGCTCTCAGAGGACTACACTTGTGTGATCTCCCATGGGCCAAATCCGAAGACCACACACATATTTGACAATTGCATTGTGGAAAGCTGTGGTGACGAATTCATGCCTGCAAAGAAGGATTATAGTTTTGTGCCAAGTCAAGGCTATCCTGCAGATGATTTCATAACCTTCTGCTATGCATGCAAGAAGATTCTTGGACACGGGAAGGATATCTTTATGTATAG AGGTGAAAAAGCATTTTGCAGCAACGAGTGCCGGTACCATGAGATGCTCATCTATGAAGAGTTGGACAATCACTCTACAGATTCATCGCTAAAGTCTAGCCCAAGCTTCTCTTCATCTCATTCGTGTACTATGCAGGTGATGAGGAAGTCGCAGACGTCGACCATGGAGCATATGTAG